Proteins from one candidate division KSB1 bacterium genomic window:
- the rlmN gene encoding 23S rRNA (adenine(2503)-C(2))-methyltransferase RlmN, with translation MMQKSVEKPTLIGLNEAGCIELMRRLGEKPYRGRQLYRWLYRRRAASFTEMTDLPETLRQKLNETADWGQLELVERDDRSSSGSIKYLFRLRDGRHIESVYIPDPPRYTVCVSSQAGCGLNCRFCATARLGLQRNLTVGEIVEQVMFIMRDRPQPITNVVFMGMGEPLANYEHVMEAADLLSDDNGLAIGARRIVISTAGLADQMIRYADEGRKYRLAVSLNSPFQEQRAALMPIAKRFPLDVLLQAAEYYARKSRKILTFEYVLFADVNDSREHAEALKRIVKKIPSKINLIPYNPTTAEFRRPDEERVNQFAQWLLPLHAGLSVRWSKGHDVNAACGQLAGRRITEVQACVNS, from the coding sequence ATGATGCAAAAATCCGTTGAAAAACCAACGCTAATCGGGCTGAACGAAGCAGGATGCATCGAGCTGATGCGGCGGCTCGGCGAAAAGCCCTATCGCGGTCGTCAGCTTTACCGTTGGCTTTATCGCCGCCGTGCCGCCTCCTTTACAGAGATGACCGATCTTCCGGAGACGCTTCGGCAAAAGCTGAACGAAACGGCTGATTGGGGTCAGCTGGAACTGGTGGAACGCGATGACCGCTCCTCTTCGGGTTCGATCAAATATCTATTCCGCCTGCGCGACGGGCGCCACATCGAGAGCGTCTATATTCCGGATCCGCCGCGGTACACGGTCTGCGTTTCCTCCCAGGCAGGATGCGGCTTGAACTGCCGCTTCTGCGCCACGGCCCGGCTCGGCCTGCAGCGTAATCTGACGGTAGGGGAAATCGTCGAACAGGTCATGTTTATTATGCGCGATCGGCCGCAGCCGATCACCAACGTCGTCTTTATGGGCATGGGCGAACCGCTGGCAAATTATGAGCATGTGATGGAGGCGGCGGATCTGTTGAGCGACGATAACGGCCTGGCCATCGGAGCGCGGCGCATCGTCATCTCCACCGCCGGGCTTGCCGATCAGATGATTCGCTATGCGGATGAAGGTCGAAAGTATCGACTGGCTGTTTCTTTGAATTCGCCGTTTCAGGAGCAGCGCGCCGCTTTGATGCCGATTGCGAAACGCTTTCCCTTGGACGTTCTGCTTCAGGCCGCCGAGTATTATGCCCGAAAGTCGCGCAAAATTCTAACGTTCGAGTACGTGCTGTTCGCCGATGTCAACGACAGCCGCGAACATGCCGAAGCTTTGAAAAGAATCGTCAAAAAAATACCGAGCAAGATCAATCTCATCCCCTATAACCCTACAACGGCGGAATTTCGCAGACCCGATGAGGAGCGGGTGAATCAATTTGCTCAATGGCTCTTGCCGCTGCATGCCGGTTTGTCGGTGCGGTGGAGCAAAGGACACGATGTGAACGCTGCCTGCGGCCAATTGGCCGGCAGACGTATAACGGAGGTTCAAGCGTGCGTAAATTCGTGA
- a CDS encoding TIGR00725 family protein, translating to MRKFVIGVMGGAQVSRQDYDQARQLGELIAEQGWILLNGGRDAGVMRASAEGAKRRGGLTLGILPGPDADEANPFIDIAVATGMGSARNVINVLSSDVIVACRGGAGTISEIALALKSGKTVILLGWSTAPLFAQEAEEGRLVTVETPQACIETIRRMVKRLS from the coding sequence GTGCGTAAATTCGTGATAGGTGTGATGGGCGGGGCTCAAGTTTCTCGGCAGGATTACGATCAGGCGCGGCAGTTGGGCGAACTGATTGCCGAACAGGGTTGGATTCTGCTCAACGGCGGCCGCGATGCCGGCGTCATGCGCGCTTCAGCGGAAGGCGCAAAGCGTCGCGGCGGCCTTACGCTCGGCATCCTTCCCGGACCCGATGCCGACGAAGCCAATCCATTCATCGATATTGCCGTGGCAACCGGCATGGGGTCGGCCCGCAACGTGATCAATGTTCTTTCCAGTGACGTCATAGTCGCTTGCCGCGGAGGCGCCGGAACCATCTCGGAGATTGCCTTGGCGCTGAAAAGCGGCAAGACCGTCATTCTGCTGGGCTGGTCGACGGCGCCGCTTTTTGCCCAAGAAGCGGAGGAGGGCAGACTCGTGACGGTAGAGACGCCGCAGGCCTGCATCGAAACGATCCGGCGGATGGTCAAAAGACTGAGCTAA